One window of Manihot esculenta cultivar AM560-2 chromosome 17, M.esculenta_v8, whole genome shotgun sequence genomic DNA carries:
- the LOC110605418 gene encoding probable anion transporter 5: MRNLKFPKRYLIVILTFISTCVCYIERVGFSIAYTVAADAAGVNQSSKGTILSTFYYGYAFSQVPGGWAAQRIGGRKVLLLSFVLWSSTCFLVPLDPNRVVILVVARLLVGVAQGFIFPSIHTVLAQWVPPHERSRSVSLTTSGMYLGAAMGMLLLPSLVKYKGPESVFLTEAALGGLWSLLWFKYASDPPRSEHPKAAAAGFGDSLLPIKGSQKIKMENGGSIIKTAKIPWRRILVSFPIWAIVANNFTFHYALYVLMNWLPTYFEQGLKLSLQEMGSSKMMPYLNMFVFSNIGGVVADHLITKRILSVTRTRKLLNTIGFFVASLALMALPIFRTSIGAVICSSVALGFLALGRAGFAVNHMDIAPRYAGIVMGVSNTAGTLAGIIGVDLTGRLLEASKTAYSDLSGPESWRAVFVIPGLLCIFSSFMFLLFSTGERIFD, translated from the coding sequence ATGAGAAATCTGAAGTTCCCAAAACGTTACTTGATTGTTATTTTGACCTTCATCAGCACTTGTGTTTGCTACATTGAACGAGTGGGTTTCTCTATTGCATATACTGTTGCAGCTGATGCTGCTGGTGTAAACCAATCAAGTAAAGGCACTATACTTTCAACATTCTATTATGGTTATGCCTTTTCCCAGGTGCCTGGAGGATGGGCAGCTCAGAGAATAGGGGGAAGGAAGGTTCTCCTCCTCTCATTTGTTTTGTGGTCATCAACTTGCTTTTTGGTCCCACTTGATCCTAATCGAGTTGTAATCTTGGTAGTTGCCCGCTTGCTTGTTGGTGTTGCACAAGGGTTCATCTTCCCTTCGATTCATACTGTTTTGGCACAATGGGTTCCGCCTCATGAAAGGTCCAGATCTGTATCACTTACAACTTCTGGGATGTACCTAGGAGCAGCTATGGGAATGCTTCTCCTGCCAAGTTTAGTGAAATACAAAGGGCCCGAATCTGTGTTTCTTACCGAAGCAGCCTTAGGTGGTTTATGGTCTTTGCTATGGTTCAAATATGCAAGTGATCCTCCTCGATCCGAGCATCCAAAAGCAGCTGCTGCAGGGTTTGGAGATTCTCTGCTGCCAATCAAAGGCAGTCAAAAGATAAAAATGGAAAATGGAGGTAGTATTATTAAAACGGCAAAAATTCCATGGAGGAGAATTTTAGTTAGTTTTCCAATTTGGGCAATTGTAGCAAATAATTTCACATTCCATTATGCATTGTATGTGCTGATGAACTGGCTGCCAACTTATTTTGAGCAGGGTCTCAAGCTCAGTCTTCAAGAAATGGGTTCTTCTAAGATGATGCCATATCTGAACATGTTTGTATTCTCAAATATTGGTGGGGTAGTTGCTGATCACTTGATCACAAAGCGAATCCTGTCTGTGACCAGAACCCGAAAGTTGTTAAACACCATAGGATTTTTTGTTGCTTCTCTTGCACTAATGGCACTTCCTATTTTCAGAACTTCTATTGGGGCAGTTATCTGTTCTTCTGTGGCTCTTGGGTTTTTGGCACTTGGGAGAGCTGGGTTTGCTGTGAATCACATGGATATTGCTCCAAGATATGCAGGAATAGTCATGGGAGTTTCTAATACTGCTGGTACTTTGGCTGGCATTATTGGTGTTGATCTTACTGGCAGACTTCTAGAAGCTTCTAAAACTGCTTATTCAGATCTTTCAGGTCCAGAAAGTTGGAGAGCTGTGTTTGTCATACCAGGGTTGCTATGCATTTTTAGTTCTTTCATGTTTTTGTTATTCTCAACTGGAGAAAGGATATTTGATTag